A genomic stretch from Empedobacter stercoris includes:
- a CDS encoding TerC family protein: MSIFSVVQDSMLNHPGLVTVFGVAVIIMLLLDLGVFNKNAHVVSNKEALIWTIVWISLAMIFSGVIYFVFKEADGHAFALNKFSQFQAAYWIEKALSVDNLFVFILVFGFFKIPKEYQHKVLFWGILGALLFRAIFIFAGVELIKMTYLPSFSIGDWHFNLGDEATHANFAAKEFFRPNVVLTLFGFFLIVAGIKSWKSSDEDENQDLSQNLGVKLVHKFFKVTPNFDGDKFFSVQNGIKMATPLFVALMVIEVTDLVFAVDSIPAIFAVAPDDPFILYSSNIFAILGLRSLYFLLANSMDKFNKLHYGLAVILTFIGIKMIIMPFYHFESTVSLSIIGGVLLTTIIWSLLSNRTEKSN; encoded by the coding sequence ATGAGTATTTTCAGTGTTGTACAGGATAGTATGTTAAATCATCCTGGACTAGTAACTGTTTTTGGAGTAGCTGTAATTATTATGCTACTTTTAGATTTAGGTGTTTTTAACAAAAACGCACATGTTGTTTCGAATAAAGAAGCACTTATCTGGACGATTGTTTGGATTTCCTTAGCAATGATTTTTAGTGGAGTAATTTATTTTGTTTTCAAGGAAGCTGATGGGCACGCGTTTGCTCTCAACAAATTCTCCCAATTTCAGGCGGCTTATTGGATTGAAAAAGCGTTATCCGTCGACAATCTATTTGTTTTTATTTTAGTTTTCGGGTTCTTTAAAATTCCAAAGGAATATCAACATAAAGTTCTCTTTTGGGGAATTTTAGGTGCATTATTATTCCGTGCAATCTTTATTTTTGCTGGAGTTGAATTAATCAAAATGACTTATTTACCTTCTTTTTCTATTGGAGATTGGCACTTTAATTTAGGTGATGAAGCAACGCACGCTAATTTTGCTGCAAAAGAATTTTTCCGTCCAAATGTAGTTTTAACTCTTTTCGGATTCTTCCTAATTGTAGCGGGAATCAAATCTTGGAAATCAAGTGATGAAGATGAAAATCAAGATTTATCACAAAACCTTGGAGTAAAATTGGTGCACAAATTTTTTAAAGTAACACCTAATTTTGATGGAGATAAATTCTTCAGTGTACAAAACGGAATCAAAATGGCGACGCCTCTTTTCGTTGCATTGATGGTGATTGAAGTAACAGATTTAGTATTTGCTGTAGATAGTATTCCTGCGATTTTTGCTGTTGCTCCAGACGATCCTTTTATTCTTTATTCATCTAATATTTTTGCTATTTTAGGATTGCGTTCGTTGTATTTCTTGTTAGCAAACTCGATGGATAAATTCAATAAATTACACTATGGTTTGGCTGTAATTTTAACTTTCATTGGAATTAAAATGATCATTATGCCTTTCTATCATTTCGAATCGACTGTTTCATTATCAATAATTGGTGGAGTTTTATTAACAACAATTATATGGTCTTTGCTTTCGAATCGAACAGAAAAAAGTAATTAA